The following DNA comes from Centroberyx gerrardi isolate f3 chromosome 4, fCenGer3.hap1.cur.20231027, whole genome shotgun sequence.
ACATGAACACCtttcacacacacctgacatgGCAGTGAGCTGCCTTGCCTATCTGTTTTGTCCCCAGTGCAACAAGTGACCCAAAATGGCCAAAATACAAAATTGCACACTCTTTAAGTTTGCAGTCTCACAGATGTATGGTGTCGAACAGGTGAAAATTCTCTCAGTACCGCAACGGTCCTCTCAAAAAAGTGGAAGCAGCAGTATCAAAAAGTCCCTCAAAATAGCATTGTTTTACCTAGAAGAAGTTCCCATTGCAGTTTTTTCAGCTTCTCTGAGGACACATGCCTGGAGATTGAGGCCACTAAGGCCCTTGGGCAGGGGGACAGAGACGACCTGTGGATGAAGTCCACTATCTTGGCATAGCACACTTAGTTATCTCCTGGATGTTCCCCAGCTGGACGCATGCAGGGCATCAGCAGCCACCGGGGAGAGCAGTCAGGGCCTTGCTTAGGTGCTAGTGATGTATCCCCCTGGAGGCCCAGAAAGCAGTGCTGCTTGGTTATTCCTGAGGCTGGGAGCCTCTCTCCACTCTGTTCTCCCGGTGCCTGCTGAGCTTAACTCTGTTTCTGACAGTAGCAGACGTCACTCTCCCACAAAGAGGATTGGGAGCATTAATGCAGGACGGGGTGGGGTGAGATGGGGGTGTGTGTAGGGTGGAGTGAGGGAGTAGGACTGAGAAAAAGAAGGAGGGGTCAAGATGACACTTAAACACACTTTCCCTTCTGAGGATTACCACCGTGTGAAGGTGTGTTTTCGTGGCGTGTGCTCAAGGAGACAGAGCtctaaatgaaacaaacaaaggTCAAATCCCAGGATACTGTTTggcatcttctctcctctaagacagagaggagagggagagagagagaccgagaaggagagagagacagagaggcagagagactgtGTGCATTGTGTGAAGAAAGGCCAACTTTCTAAAATGTGAGACGTGAATATACTGATTTTTCATTCACAAATCCAAGAATGGATGGATTCCCAAAGCAACTGTGCTTCTCTGACCTCCCATAATAACAGTTTCTCAGTATATTACCATTAGAACTTACTGTGAGAAgctttgaataaacaaaactCACAGCTCCATTTTTAGAAAACTGTTGTTTGTATTTAATATTGTATTTAGTTATCTGCAAGAGAACATAGAGACTGGAACAAAGGAAAGATGGTTTGAAAGAGCAGGATATATATTCTGTAAGTAGAATGGAtctaagttgttgtttttttagtttcaATTCGTTTGGACCTTCACTCAGTGTCAGTGCAGGGAAAGCCAAACCTGTATGCTAGACTGAGACAGGAGAGTAACTTTGTTGCCAGAGATGCCCTGACAACATCATCTGCAGgtgactgacggactgactgcTTGTGACAGTTACTGAGGGATTGAACCAGAAAAGCCTcttaccagtctctctctctccctctctcgccctctctctctgtctgtctgtctctttgtcttctctctctctctccgtctgtctctctttgtgtatctccctctctctctctcggtctgtctgtctctctctctctgtctgtctctctcctcccccatcTACTGGTAGGCTGGAGAAGCAGCACCACCCGCCCCCCCCAATCCCCCTGGATTTTCACAATGGCAAAAATGTGCATGATGCACATTACAATTTACTCTGATAACTAAGCCGCAGACACTGGCACAACGCCATCACACTGCCTTGTGAactggaaaaaaagaatcaaattaaatgaaagaaaagataaTGTGAGGTGATAGAATTTTCTTTGAAAGTCAACCAGTATGTCAAATATGTTTATTATGAGGCACAGGATATGGcgtaatataaaaaaaaaaaaaacatttaaaattacaaaaataccTTGAGTTGCTGTAAAACATACGTTGCAATGTAGAAAGATatcaacaaaatacattttatgaaTAAAATACACAGCTTTCTATTCCACAGTGGATTTCATTTCCTTAAAAAAATAGAACAGTGATAATTTTGGATTGATTAGAAGCAAGCAGTTGAGTATTTGATACCTGTGATCATTAGCCAAATGTCCAAGTAGGCTAATCATTGCTTTTTTCTGATCATCTGGAATTAGCCTGAGGGAAGAAAATATAGTCAAATGAATACCTTTAATAACTTTGTCCAGGATCAGAGTATCATGTTTGACCACGTAAAGGAGAGTAAATCTTACCAAGCCTCTCATTAGGTGCCGTTCATGTTTTATGAGAGCGTCGTAGAAGGCCGCTTTGACCTTTTTCTGTCCTGACCGTAGTGAGCTTGTATATAGCACCCTCACTTTATCCTGGTTTGTCTCTTTAGCTTGAATCTGTGCATAGGTCTCAGGGTGGACCATGTCTCCAAGGTAGTCTGCTATTGCCATTACATTGGCAATGTCCTGAATTAACTTTGCCCTGTGATCATCCACGAACTTTGCTGTTTTCaaatgaagaagagaggaatCAAAGCAAGTACACCAAGGCAAACTACCGGATCTAATTGTGAATGTGACCCGTCATAAATGCCATAGCAATAGCAAGTTCATTTATGTTGTCTTTGTTAAGATATTGAGAATGTACGCACTGCCAAAAAGCACTTTAGTTCATTTTCACTTCAGGGACACAGAGGATCAGGTCATGGACAACTCACCTTTCTCTGTATCACTCAGTTCTACAGTATGCGTAGCAACAGAGTCCTGctggcaaaagaaaaaaaagctatttCAGTCTATATTACGTAATTATACCATTGCACTATTAAAAGTATTATATGATACTCGTTAGAGCAGGTGTTCTCAAATCCCTATTCCTACCAAGGACCCTAAacagattttcatttttaggtTTCCTTTGTGACTGAATGATGTGTTGATGATAATAAAGGATGGAGAATGTGGTGTCCGTTCTCATCAAAATATCAATGCAATATTTAATTGagcaaaattaattaattatcagAGAAATCAAGGTATTCTTCATGGTGCTGGGGGCCACCTGGTACCCCCTTACAGACATTGCTTTGAACTTCCTATGAGGCAAAAGTCAAAGTGCATTACCTGTTTGGAAGAACCTTTAGTTTTTGGAAAACTGGCATGATCCACTGTATCCATTGACTGTGCTGCCAAAAGAAGTAGAAGGTTCTGCATTTTGTTGTATTGTGGACATTATGGAATAATGTATCAGATCCATATTAAACTTAATCCTGACCCACAGGTGATGTTAAAAGAGGTACCTGGTGGCTGAGCATGAAAACTGGATGGTACACGTGCGCTTGATGGCAGATGATCGACTTCTGACTCCTGGAGAAACAGAGGATATTATAAAGACATTAGTGGGTGTAGatcagggagagaaatgaagcAATTAAAATAGGTTAATCTAAATTATGAATCATGAGTAATCCAgcaatatatttcatttcaccAAATGAATTTATGTACCGATTTTGACAAGACTTGAGTGACAGCATTACGAATTCTGTCCTTGTGCTTCAAGTACACGCGCTCGGTCACTGCACAGCACTCTGAAACAAAAGCCACAatatttttcaatttaaaataCACACTGGAAATCACAACGTGCAAGAACGAACACTGCGGCTGTGTAAAGACTGCAGGTGTAGTAAGCGCTACAAAACCTGCACACTATCAAAAATTAAGGACGGAAGGTTTCTAAGTGCATAGTGCAGTGTGGCAAACATTTAGGTGACCATCTACATAGCGATTGCAGCGACAGACACTCACGTTCAAAGGTAGGCCTCTCAGACGGCTCGTGGACCCAGCACCTCTTCATGAGGTCAACCAGCTCTCCTATCCCGTCTGCCTTCCTCTGGTCGATTTCCTCACAGGGAGGTCTGTCCCCCAGAGGGATCCGCAGCGCCACGCGACTGTAAGGGGCCGCTACATGAGATACAGTGAAGACATGCTGTACATTCAGAACACACGAAcacagctgagtgtgtgtgtatatgtgtgtactttgtgtgtgtgtgtgtgtgtgtgtgtttacaggatGATAAAATACTCAGACTACCTTCCTATCCTGACTCCTATTTTAACGCTCTAATTTTGACCTCTGTCTTACACCAGAACATTTTTCCTGCAACTTCTGTCAGCATGCTTTTCACAAAACATGACTTTGCAGCAACATTgtgttgcaggttttatagatagacatacagtatctaccattagaaaatataaaaaatttaACCACAGTAgtagtcccactttttactgcatgcttgctgaactactCCCAGAGGAATTGTTTGGGAAAATGAGGCTTTGCTTGCTTTACAGGCGCCAGAATTTACAAGAAATGGCCTGATAACTAGTTGGTTGAGAGACATCAGAATTTGGTTTTAAAAATACTCATTTGGCTCTACAGTAAATCGAGTAACAATGATCTGCAACTGCTGTCGCCTTGTCCAGTTTTCATCCTCTGTaaagtgcatgcatgtgagtcTGTGCTTCTGTGTAAACTAaaatagtttaatttagttGTAAAGTGATAAAGCATAGaaacaaacaatataaaaatcGGTGACAAGAAGAGAAAGTATGATAAGAAAACAAGATGCAATCTGTACAGAGGAGATAACCcaaccaataaaaaaacaacaaaaaacagatggCAAGACATAACTGCATTGGATTAAAGATCTAAAACATAAATGACAAAAGaaacaacatggtggaaaacagAACAACAATAGGATCCATAAAATGACAAGggaaatgagaataaaaatacattgaaataGCCATTATTTACCTGGATAGGGATCTTTACCAGTAAGAATGGACCAGAGAAGTATACCATAgctgataaagagagaaaaagatttTCTTAAATTAACATCTTTCATACATTTAAGGCTACTTTAAGACAGTTCATAGCGTTCCTTTGAGAGCTGACCTGTACGTGTCGTAGGCACGGACAGGTTCGTATGATGGATCAAAAGCCTCAGGAGGCATGTAGGCGAGAGagcctccttcctcccctgctGTAAATCTGCTGCTGTTCAAATCACTGGTGGAAACCCTGGACAGGCCAAAGTCTGTTAGCTACAGAGTAAGAGGAAAAACATGACATGGGAAAATTAGAGAGATTTAACAATTAATTCAGTCAGTCctgtatttaaaataaataccaGAATTTAGGTTAATGTCGGTCTACCTTGGCATTGAGGTCCTCATCCAGCAGCACATTACTGGGCTTCAGGTCCTTGTGCAGAAGAGGTGGTGTCAATTTGTGGAGGAAGTTCATGCCTAGAGCCACCTGGTGGGCCAAGCGGAAGGCCAGGGGCCAGGGTGGAGGGCCAGACAGGGCCTGCTGCAGGGACTGCAGAGAGTCCCTTTCCATGAACTCCATGACTATACCCAGTCGCACGGAAGATTCCCCTGGGGGAAAGCCACTATACACTCCTAAAAGCCTCAGCACAAAAGGGTTGGAAGCCTGCTCCATGTGATTAGCCTCGTGCCACAGGGCTCCATCTTTAATGGAGCTGGAATGAGGTAGGGGGCAGtttaggaggagagagagagcagaaggaaCGTTGCTGCTTGAAAGACTCATTTTGAAAAGATGTTTATGAAGCAAATGAATAGTGTGAATTAAGTAAGCCTAATTACAGAGAATCCAGACAATTACCCATTTCCATGATGAGGCACCTTAATGGCCACATTAAACCCCCAGTCCTTATGCCTGGCCCTGTAGACCTTCCCAAAGCCCCCTGCACCAACCACTTCCCAGTCCTGCAGGCTGTCATCACCAATCGGCACGGCCTTGTGGCTCGGCAGTGCCATCTCTTGCTGAAAAAGGGTACAGCACTGGTAGCCTCAAATCTAGCAAAAAAAGATGGAAATAATTATAAAGTAATTAATATGGCAATATTCCACACCCAAGccacaaaatataaatataaatgtacagTGACTGCTTACATTGTATTCTTGTAATGCATTGTAGGCCTACACTGCTTACTGCTTACATTGTATTCTTGTTTTTACACTGAGGTTATGGCAGCTTTGTTTATGGGGTTATTGACACAAAACATTTCTATTCATGCACTATGGCAATGTAGTGTTACAGTTaggttttttttacaattgaTTACAAGCATTTTTCAATACTAagttcacattttcaaaactcttcacacaggTAGCACAAACTGTGAAtcatttttcattgctttgacacaaaatgaatTCAATGACcacaattttcaaaatactGGAATTCATTTCTCACTCAAACTCAACCACCAGCAAAACTTCACTGTAAATTCTAATATGTTCAGTTTACGTTTAAGTATTATTCCGGCATTCAATTTAAATAATTTCTGTTACTAAGTAATGTGAATTTCCTAAATACTATTTATTTAAACGTGTTTAATCTGCAAATTCGAGCTATGGCTACTTGAGAAAAGTGAGGCAATCagtttccaaacttttttcaAGTAAACTGAACATGTTAGAATATGTTGCCACAATTAGCTTTAAGTTTCAGTGGGTAAGCAATCACAAAGTTTAACTACCTTGAAAACTGCGCAGGACTTGCTCATCCCAAACGAGCCTAAAGCAAGACTAGGGGTGGGCGGATCGATCCCAAAATATCGATACTACATATACTACGTCTCGTTTTTGAAGATCGATTCTAGCGTCAATAAGATCGATACCAgttccagtttcagtttctctcttctacgTTGTACCCATTTCATCAAAGAGTAGAACTGTCTGTGCAAACAACGTTCCGTTGTCGTGAACACATcttagtgcatgcatgcactctttGCTTCTCCACTGCTGTTGTCGTGTCCTGTGCACTCAAACAACGAACATACGCGGCGCGCACCCTGAGAACCATTGCTCTaactgaaggaaagaagaatggttgagggtagtttgtgcttttgtttagttatttgcactttgcttatttataaaagttgtgaaagttttaaaacattcattgttctccacaaataattgtgtgcactttgtttattcaaaaaactttttttcatgtttgcacattcaatttacaataataaaaaaaatatttttgttatttgcctttaaaaactgtcctgtgttttaacatgcatgtgattaagtaattaacagtggaaagcaaaaaaaactggcttcattcatttatgtagcacttttttacaaagtgctacataaatgaatgaagccaatttttttttgctttgcttgctacatacatgcttcagttgggaatcaaacccgggtCTCACAGGTGGCAGGTAGAAATTCTACCACTCACCTTACAATGATTGCTAACCTTTGGCAAATAATTTAAtggtcatgaaaatgtattcagatttagcctattgatgatgcattcacctcataaatcatgacacactgctctcccctacatgaaaatacataagccgcttttaataataaaaagtatcggtatcggtatcgatATCGGTGATTCTGGCCCTGTATTACTTGGTATCGGATCGAAACCAAATTTTGCAGTATCGCCCACCCCTAAGcaagacttcttcttctttaatgGCGATTTATGTCCAGTGTGGTATTATCGCCACCTAGCCTAGTGCTCGTTATTTCTTTATCTTAAAAGTAACAAGTTAGACTTTCTGTATGGAAGTATATTCGGGATACATTACAGTAATGTAAAATAAGAAATTGCGCTTACTGCTGTAATGAGCATGCGCAAGTacttacagttttttctgattgtttaggcactatctttgaaactatagcctatttttgcaaaactctacacactaaccacaaaaccttacaccaaaccagcaaaacattatacatctcttgcaaaagccaacaattcttgcaaaactcttcaaattcttttaaaaaattgtgtttttgcgtcaatacagtacacacaaaccatcatttgaataagcacacgaagCACCAACTACACACTGACAGtatgaatgaaaaacacttgtggcttttgctttttctgtgtgcagggcatagcagtttgcaatactgtaaagttttgtcatacatgtagtaacgtaaacacacatacaaataaggggaaaaagtttttttttttttttcttacagtaagaaaaaaaaaaaacttttccccCTTATTTGGATTGATAGTGTGTTATGTTCggaatacacatccatactttacacatttggatacctgtgtgtatgtgtgtttacgttactacatgtatgacaaaactttacagtattgcaaactgctatgccctgcacacagaaaaagcaaaagccacaagtgtttttcatttatactatcagtgcgtagttggtgcttcgtgtgcttattcaaatgatggtttgtgtgtactgtattgacgcaaaaacacaattttttaaaagagtttgaagagttttgcaataattgttggcttttgaaagagatgtataatgttttgctggtttggtgtaaggttttgtggttagtgtgtagagttttgcaaaaatagcctatagtttcaaagatagtgcctaagcaatcagaaaaaactgtaagcGGTAGAGCTTCGACTACAACTGACACTGACATAGTTAAGTGGTGTATATACTAAGGGTTATATACTAAAATATTTAATCCAAAATGCACTTTGCTCCGGTAGCCTACTGGTTAAAACGCAGACTTTATAACCGCAATGTCAGCGGTTTTAATCCGGCGGTGGACTGTTGTTGCATGTcgccccccatctctctctctccctttatttttcctgtctttgaACGTTGAACGTTCACATTTAGACCATATTTCACCGGTGTAATATCCCGGTGAAATATGGTCTAAATGTGAACGTTCAATCAACGTCTTCAAATAGTCTTTCACTTTTGAACCTGTTTTGAACGTCTTTTCACCGGTGACCATAGTCATTTTTTAGACGTCTTTTCAACGGAAAAAATGCTCACTGggaggaaaaaatggaaatgataATTAAATTTGCcatttaacatttcattttcatgttcttCATGTTAGTGCTGGTGTGCTGCATGTTGGTGCAGAGAGCtgtatgaagagttttgaaaaagtgaactcagtattgagaaatgcttgtaaccaactgtaaaaaactgtaatcatATACGTCAGACTCAGCACGGAGTTTCCTTCCCATTTCCAATAAGACCGTTCATTTGAGTTCTTTCCAACAGCTCTCTCTTATCTCCCTCTCATTATATTGTTTAAAGCTTGTTGGTACTCACCATATCATAATCCCATGTGTTGTACAGTAGATTATAATGTCCATATAAAGGAGTGTGTTAGTACATACCAGTCAAACAACCTCTAGAGCTGTGGCGGAACAAGATTTGACAAGACAGTTTCCTGCCTCTGAGAACGTATCTGAGGTTGAGGGGTGGAGTTATGTCGTCATGTAACACTTCAGGTTTCACTGCTTTCactcaatatatatatatagtatatatatatatatatactatatatatacatatatatatatatgtatatatgtatatatataatttttttataattttttttattattattattattattttttatttgagtATAAATTGTACAACAATATATGGCAAATCATACATCAATAGTAGTAGGCTCTTTAGAAACGgagcacacaatgtaaacagaattataacataaataaaaaatttaaaaaatatataatagaaTATAGTAGCTAAGGGGTCTCTTCTAATAATTTTAAGGCATCAATAATGTTCAGtagttttgttccttttttcttttccatataCTTCAGTGATTTGCAGTACAGTGATAGTTCTCTCATAAAAACCATCAATAAGTATTGTgtcttattttgtattttttgcgtGAATTTCTTGTCGAATCGCTTCCACCGGAAGTGTCTACacaattttattttgtattttttgcagGCAGCCCTGCAGGCAGACCCCTCTCGTTTTTTTAATGGTAAGAGTCAGAGATTGATGTAAATTGCATGTCATCTATATCGATCTCTGTCCAGGTTTGGATTTCTATTTGTGTGCTCTACAAAGGAAGTATGCAGCAACTTCTATTTTTGTTGACAGTGAGATAAAGAATAAACAACCTAAGCAAACAAatcaccacattttcaaacatccTCTTGTAAGTCATTTGGCCGGGCAGTAAAGCTCTGAGCCGTTGCTGCCTTTTGCCTTTGTAGGACAGCAGTGTTGGTGAGACATTTAACAAATAACCCACTCACACTGGGTTTGGCAGCAACAGAATGCGTGTAACAAAATTACAGTAGCTTGATTACAAAAACAGAGTAGCTGTAATCCATTACAGATGCTGAAAAAgcacagtaatcagattacacttttgaaaaaaaaaaagtagcttaCTTCGTTGCACTGCTGAGAAACATCTTACAAATGTAAGCATAAAGCTGTGACGGAGTACATTCCGAAAGTTACATATAACTGCAtatgtgtgcatacacacacactactcacacactacacccacacacacatatacttgcACACAATGGAGGTGATTACAAGTCTGAGCCAGAACCACTTGACTACACTGAGCTTTGCAATCATTTCAGTAATAACATTCATCATTAATATAAATACATGCTCATTTGTAATACAGAATTCCAGTATCTGACCTGCTTCTCCAtatctcattctcattctctctctctctctctctctctctctctctctctctctcacacacac
Coding sequences within:
- the LOC139921269 gene encoding receptor-interacting serine/threonine-protein kinase 3-like; this translates as MALPSHKAVPIGDDSLQDWEVVGAGGFGKVYRARHKDWGFNVAIKVPHHGNGSIKDGALWHEANHMEQASNPFVLRLLGVYSGFPPGESSVRLGIVMEFMERDSLQSLQQALSGPPPWPLAFRLAHQVALGMNFLHKLTPPLLHKDLKPSNVLLDEDLNAKLTDFGLSRVSTSDLNSSRFTAGEEGGSLAYMPPEAFDPSYEPVRAYDTYSYGILLWSILTGKDPYPAAPYSRVALRIPLGDRPPCEEIDQRKADGIGELVDLMKRCWVHEPSERPTFEQCCAVTERVYLKHKDRIRNAVTQVLSKSESEVDHLPSSARVPSSFHAQPPAQSMDTVDHASFPKTKGSSKQQDSVATHTVELSDTEKAKFVDDHRAKLIQDIANVMAIADYLGDMVHPETYAQIQAKETNQDKVRVLYTSSLRSGQKKVKAAFYDALIKHERHLMRGLANSR